A portion of the Juglans microcarpa x Juglans regia isolate MS1-56 chromosome 1D, Jm3101_v1.0, whole genome shotgun sequence genome contains these proteins:
- the LOC121237281 gene encoding crocetin glucosyltransferase, chloroplastic-like, which translates to MSHNFTDLAYLATRLQYSQTQTPHPQAPPPTTTTTTTTMEKYRHVLLVTFPAQGHINPALQFAKRLVRLGAHVTLATSVSAYRRMTKTPAPQGLSFATFSDGYDDGFKPGTDDLEHYMSAIKRSGSKTLTDLIVSSANEGRPFQYLVYTTLLPWAGNVASELQLPSALLWIQPATVLDIYYYYFNGYGDDIRKNGTDPSYSLQLPGLPLLYGRDLPSFLLDSNTYTFALPSFQEQLEALEKESNPRVLVNTFDGLEPEALRVIEKFNLTAVGPLIPSAFLDGKDPSDKAFGGDLFQVSKEYYIEWLNSKPNSSVIYVSFGSISVLAKQQMEEMARGLLDCGRPFLWVIRAKENGEEEKEEERLSCRKELEQKGMIVPWCSQVEVLSHPSLACFVTHCGWNSSLESLVSGVPVVAFPQWTDQGTNAKLIEDVWKTGLRVTANKDGIVEGDEIKRCLELVAGGGDRGEEMRRNAKKWKELAREAAKEGGSSYKNLKAFVEEIGGCCC; encoded by the coding sequence ATGTCCCACAACTTCACAGACCTGGCCTATCTAGCCACCAGACTGCAGTACTCTCAAACACAAACACCTCACCCTCAAGCTCCACcgcccaccaccaccaccaccaccaccaccatggAGAAGTACCGCCACGTACTCCTCGTAACTTTCCCTGCGCAGGGCCATATAAACCCTGCTCTCCAGTTTGCCAAGCGCCTCGTTCGCTTGGGGGCGCATGTCACCCTCGCCACCAGCGTCTCCGCCTACCGTCGCATGACCAAAACACCTGCTCCTCAAGGTTTGTCCTTCGCCACCTTCTCCGATGGCTATGACGATGGGTTTAAGCCTGGTACTGATGATTTAGAGCACTACATGTCCGCGATCAAGCGCAGTGGCTCCAAAACTCTCACCGATCTCATCGTGTCCAGCGCAAACGAGGGCCGCCCCTTTCAGTACTTAGTGTACACTACTCTCCTGCCTTGGGCGGGGAACGTGGCAAGCGAACTTCAACTCCCGTCAGCACTTCTCTGGATTCAACCTGCCACGGTTTTGGACATATACTACTACTACTTCAATGGCTATGGAGACGACATCAGGAAAAACGGTACTGATCCGTCGTACTCGTTACAATTACCGGGACTGCCGTTGCTCTATGGTCGTGACCTTCCCTCCTTTTTGCTTGATTCTAATACGTATACTTTTGCACTCCCATCATTTCAAGAGCAACTCGAAGCACTCGAAAAAGAAAGCAACCCGAGAGTGCTTGTCAATACCTTTGATGGATTAGAGCCCGAAGCCTTGAGAGTGATCGAAAAATTTAATCTTACTGCGGTTGGACCGCTGATTCCATCAGCCTTTTTGGATGGAAAGGATCCATCCGATAAAGCTTTTGGCGGAGATCTTTTCCAAGTCTCCAAGGAGTACTACATCGAATGGCTGAACTCCAAGCCTAACTCATCTGTCATTTACGTCTCGTTCGGGAGCATATCGGTGCTAGCAAAGCAGCAGATGGAGGAAATGGCACGCGGATTGTTGGATTGCGGCCGTCCCTTCTTGTGGGTCATAAGAGCTaaggaaaatggagaagaagagaaagaagaagagagattgagTTGCAGAAAGGAATTGGAGCAAAAGGGAATGATAGTTCCATGGTGTTCTCAAGTGGAGGTTCTGTCACATCCTTCATTGGCATGCTTTGTGACTCATTGTGGATGGAATTCGAGTTTGGAGAGTTTGGTCTCTGGGGTGCCAGTGGTTGCTTTCCCACAGTGGACGGATCAAGGAACAAACGCAAAACTGATTGAAGATGTGTGGAAAACAGGCTTGAGGGTGACAGCAAACAAGGATGGCATTGTAGAAGGTGATGAGATCAAGAGGTGCTTGGAATTGGTAGCTGGAGGTGGGGATCGAGGGGAAGAAATGAGAAGGAATGCTAAGAAATGGAAGGAGTTGGCTAGGGAAGCTGCCAAGGAAGGTGGGTCTTCATACAAAAATCTTAAAGCTTTTGTGGAGGAGATTGGAGGATGTTGTTGTTAA